From the Burkholderia ubonensis genome, one window contains:
- the bcsE gene encoding cellulose biosynthesis protein BcsE produces the protein MNTDFEATRPALGAAGMFARLRALLRMGPADGRVSTLSRLAIDGLPDEWTQLEAGGLYAVYAAARTPACDALMWESARQARTRDVTVVLARDHASVAAQLGERGFAGAALAPGWPRNLNVLAMPPAAADAQPDAAHAAPGPFARLTGGFRAMKRFGFHARSLYFVEGAERWFSWNDPAALAEEGRAFADWCRMHRIAVVLLMNPDAGHAGADDAGADDLPLVRDARRTRRSAFHSVCAGVAQLQRTHGELLWVVDFWRAGDTLAAGEVRPLRFAPSGRLSAIFDADALAQPRQMKLASDEDRVVVSRAVVDGERWVPNDWEIVDDNAAVVAACAKAQAATAVLAFRTRTQLEALCADVHTLRRQCGGALKIAIVERGEVLRHQFEMLVLSLGANSVIGRDLPFSRLQAAVRSLHGQLQARPVAADYRAALAAALGDTVLGYLPVGAFCLRTRAVLDRGAVLALSHTLVKMTLLPGVAHVDALRHCLPRRAGDVVTADAEHLYVFLFACEPADADEALKRIFDVPVDTLSDRVVHLAHGSIDAELNALKAENRRAPIADYSDLFAAVHPAGGAGADTATPTQAIDAAGDAPAQSAVAAPPPDDPSAAPAAPGPHPVVAARARGATRSAMPLRKPEAP, from the coding sequence GTGAACACCGACTTCGAAGCCACTCGTCCCGCGCTCGGCGCCGCCGGCATGTTCGCTCGCCTGCGCGCGCTGCTGCGCATGGGGCCGGCCGACGGCCGCGTGTCCACGTTGAGCCGGCTCGCGATCGACGGCCTGCCGGACGAATGGACGCAGCTCGAGGCGGGCGGCCTGTATGCGGTCTATGCGGCCGCGCGCACGCCCGCATGCGACGCGCTCATGTGGGAAAGCGCGCGCCAGGCGCGCACCCGCGACGTGACGGTCGTGCTCGCGCGCGACCACGCGAGCGTCGCCGCGCAACTGGGCGAGCGGGGCTTCGCGGGCGCCGCGCTCGCGCCCGGCTGGCCGCGCAACCTGAACGTGCTCGCGATGCCGCCGGCCGCCGCCGACGCGCAGCCGGACGCCGCGCACGCCGCGCCGGGCCCGTTCGCGCGCCTGACGGGCGGGTTCCGCGCGATGAAGCGCTTCGGTTTTCACGCCCGCTCGCTGTATTTCGTCGAGGGCGCGGAGCGCTGGTTCAGCTGGAACGATCCCGCCGCGCTGGCGGAAGAAGGGCGCGCGTTCGCCGACTGGTGCCGGATGCACCGGATCGCGGTCGTGCTGCTGATGAACCCCGACGCCGGCCACGCGGGCGCGGACGACGCGGGCGCCGACGACCTGCCGCTCGTGCGCGATGCGCGCCGCACCCGGCGCAGCGCGTTCCACAGCGTCTGCGCGGGCGTCGCGCAACTGCAGCGCACCCACGGCGAGCTGCTGTGGGTCGTCGATTTCTGGCGCGCGGGCGACACGCTCGCCGCGGGCGAGGTGCGGCCGCTGCGCTTCGCGCCGAGCGGCCGGCTGTCCGCGATCTTCGATGCCGATGCGCTCGCGCAGCCGCGCCAGATGAAGCTCGCGAGCGACGAGGACCGGGTGGTCGTGAGCCGCGCGGTGGTCGACGGCGAGCGCTGGGTGCCGAACGACTGGGAGATCGTCGACGACAACGCCGCGGTGGTGGCCGCGTGCGCGAAGGCGCAGGCGGCGACCGCCGTGCTCGCGTTCCGCACCCGCACGCAGCTCGAGGCGCTGTGCGCGGACGTGCACACGCTGCGGCGGCAGTGCGGCGGCGCGCTGAAGATCGCGATCGTCGAGCGCGGCGAGGTGCTGCGCCATCAGTTCGAGATGCTGGTGCTGAGCCTCGGCGCGAACAGCGTGATCGGGCGCGACCTGCCGTTCTCGCGGCTGCAGGCCGCGGTGCGCTCGCTGCACGGCCAGCTGCAGGCGCGCCCGGTCGCGGCCGATTACCGCGCGGCGCTCGCCGCGGCGCTCGGCGACACGGTGCTCGGCTACCTGCCGGTCGGCGCGTTCTGCCTGCGGACCCGCGCGGTGCTCGATCGCGGCGCGGTGCTCGCACTGTCGCACACCCTCGTGAAGATGACGCTGCTGCCCGGCGTCGCGCACGTCGACGCGCTCCGGCACTGCCTGCCGCGCCGCGCGGGCGACGTGGTGACGGCCGACGCGGAGCACCTGTACGTGTTCCTGTTCGCGTGCGAGCCGGCCGACGCGGACGAAGCGCTCAAGCGGATCTTCGACGTGCCGGTCGACACGCTGTCCGACCGCGTCGTGCACCTCGCGCACGGCAGCATCGACGCGGAGCTGAACGCGCTGAAGGCGGAGAACCGGCGCGCGCCGATCGCCGACTACAGCGACCTGTTCGCGGCCGTGCATCCGGCGGGCGGCGCGGGGGCGGATACGGCGACGCCGACGCAGGCAATCGATGCCGCCGGCGACGCGCCGGCACAGTCCGCCGTTGCCGCACCGCCGCCGGACGATCCGTCCGCCGCGCCGGCCGCGCCCGGCCCGCACCCTGTCGTTGCCGCGCGCGCGCGCGGCGCCACCCGCAGCGCGATGCCGCTGCGCAAGCCGGAGGCCCCATGA
- the bcsA gene encoding UDP-forming cellulose synthase catalytic subunit — MKPAAYVATFAAGLAAAARTFGRRALDWLARGIGLPAERTLLDWVVRLFFHAPRPGRPDPVGRRARAAFLRLAADWGVLQPLSPREWLWRAFVRAPRAAGSRAARDPLAWFDKTVVPVYVFVRAIGRGVGALVARLPWDRWGGWIDARAQRVGRRRWLAPLLLAAAGALLWAAAGMSPLMPGAQFAFFVIVAVLALGLRRLPGHMPTLALASLALLAMVRYVWWRATQTLDFRSPLEAWAGYLLFAAEAYTWLILLLGFIQTAWPLDRPVVPLPDDPHAWPTVDVYIPTYNEPLSVVKPTVFAAQSIDWPSAKLRVYLLDDGKRPEFEAFAREAGVGYLTRDDNRHAKAGNINRALPKTHGEYVAIFDCDHVPTRSFLQTTMGVFLRDPKCALVQTPHHFFSPDPFERNLGTFRQVPNEGTLFYGLVQSGNDLWNATFFCGSCAILKRSALEEIGGVAVETVTEDAHTALKLHRRGYTSAYLPTVQAAGLATESLAGHVKQRTRWARGMAQIFRIDNPFLGRGLGFVQRICYGNAMLHFFYGIPRLIFLTMPLAYLFFHLYFINASAVALASYVVPYLVLANIANSRMQGRFRHSFWAEVYESVLAWYIALPTTVAFLSPKHGKFNVTDKGGKIEEGYVDWSTSKPYLVLFAVNVIAILAGLSRLIVDQGDEASTILITMGWTVYNLAMLGAALAVAREAKQVRVTHRIAMRVPATLLLADGTTAACFTSDYSAGGLGLEAVPGLTLATGDTLTVCVTRGDRAFTFPVRVCRVSAAHVGVSFDALTLEQERQLVQCTFGRADAWLDWHQGERPDTPLRGLREVLRVGVDGYVRLLKGVSHSVQAMLALDRARD; from the coding sequence ATGAAACCCGCCGCATACGTTGCCACATTCGCCGCCGGATTGGCCGCCGCCGCGCGTACGTTCGGCCGCCGCGCGCTCGACTGGCTCGCGCGCGGCATCGGGCTGCCCGCCGAGCGCACGCTGCTCGACTGGGTCGTGCGGCTGTTCTTCCACGCGCCGCGGCCCGGGCGGCCCGATCCCGTGGGCCGCCGTGCGCGCGCGGCGTTCCTGCGGCTGGCCGCCGACTGGGGCGTGCTGCAGCCGCTCAGCCCGCGCGAGTGGCTGTGGCGCGCGTTCGTGCGAGCGCCGCGCGCGGCCGGCAGCCGAGCGGCGCGCGATCCGCTCGCATGGTTCGACAAGACCGTCGTCCCCGTGTACGTGTTCGTCCGCGCGATCGGACGGGGCGTCGGCGCGCTCGTCGCGCGCCTGCCGTGGGACCGCTGGGGCGGCTGGATCGACGCGCGCGCGCAGCGGGTCGGCCGGCGCCGCTGGCTCGCGCCGCTGCTGCTCGCGGCCGCCGGCGCGCTGCTGTGGGCGGCGGCCGGCATGTCGCCGCTGATGCCCGGCGCGCAGTTCGCGTTCTTCGTGATCGTCGCCGTGCTCGCGCTCGGCCTGCGCCGCCTGCCGGGCCACATGCCGACGCTCGCGCTCGCGTCGCTGGCGCTGCTCGCGATGGTGCGCTACGTGTGGTGGCGCGCGACCCAGACGCTCGATTTCCGCAGCCCGCTGGAGGCGTGGGCGGGCTACCTGCTGTTCGCGGCGGAAGCCTATACGTGGCTGATCCTGCTGCTCGGCTTCATCCAGACCGCGTGGCCGCTCGACCGGCCGGTCGTGCCGCTGCCCGACGATCCGCACGCGTGGCCGACGGTCGACGTGTACATCCCGACCTACAACGAGCCGCTGTCGGTCGTGAAGCCGACCGTGTTCGCCGCGCAGAGCATCGACTGGCCGAGCGCGAAGCTGCGCGTCTACCTGCTCGACGACGGCAAGCGGCCCGAGTTCGAGGCGTTCGCGCGCGAGGCCGGCGTCGGCTACCTGACGCGCGACGACAACCGCCACGCGAAGGCCGGCAACATCAACCGCGCGCTGCCGAAAACGCACGGCGAGTACGTCGCGATCTTCGATTGCGATCACGTGCCGACCCGCTCGTTCCTGCAGACGACGATGGGCGTGTTCCTGCGCGACCCGAAGTGCGCGCTGGTGCAGACGCCGCATCACTTTTTCTCGCCCGATCCGTTCGAGCGCAACCTCGGCACGTTCCGCCAGGTGCCGAACGAGGGCACGCTGTTCTACGGGCTCGTGCAGTCCGGCAACGACCTGTGGAACGCGACGTTCTTTTGCGGCTCGTGCGCGATCCTGAAGCGCAGCGCGCTCGAGGAGATCGGCGGCGTCGCGGTCGAGACCGTGACCGAGGACGCGCACACCGCGCTCAAGCTGCACCGCCGCGGCTACACGTCGGCGTACCTGCCGACCGTGCAGGCGGCGGGCCTCGCGACCGAGAGCCTCGCCGGCCACGTGAAGCAGCGCACGCGCTGGGCGCGCGGGATGGCGCAGATCTTCCGCATCGACAACCCGTTCCTCGGGCGCGGACTCGGCTTCGTGCAGCGGATCTGCTACGGCAACGCGATGCTGCACTTCTTCTACGGCATTCCGCGGCTGATCTTCCTGACGATGCCGCTCGCGTACCTGTTCTTCCACCTGTACTTCATCAACGCGTCGGCGGTCGCGCTCGCGAGCTACGTCGTCCCGTACCTCGTGCTCGCGAACATCGCGAACTCGCGGATGCAGGGGCGCTTCCGCCATTCGTTCTGGGCGGAAGTCTACGAATCGGTGCTCGCGTGGTACATCGCGCTGCCGACGACCGTCGCGTTCCTGAGCCCGAAGCACGGCAAGTTCAACGTGACCGACAAGGGCGGCAAGATCGAGGAAGGCTACGTCGACTGGTCGACGTCGAAGCCGTACCTCGTGCTGTTCGCGGTGAACGTGATCGCGATTCTCGCCGGCCTGTCGCGCCTGATCGTCGACCAGGGCGACGAGGCGTCGACGATCCTGATCACGATGGGCTGGACCGTCTACAACCTCGCGATGCTCGGCGCCGCGCTCGCGGTCGCGCGCGAGGCGAAGCAGGTGCGGGTCACGCACCGGATCGCGATGCGCGTGCCGGCGACGCTCCTGCTCGCCGACGGCACGACGGCCGCGTGCTTCACCAGCGACTACTCGGCGGGCGGCCTCGGGCTCGAGGCGGTGCCGGGCCTGACGCTCGCGACGGGCGACACGCTGACCGTGTGCGTGACGCGCGGCGACCGGGCGTTCACGTTCCCGGTGCGCGTGTGCCGCGTGAGCGCGGCGCACGTCGGCGTGAGCTTCGACGCGCTGACGCTCGAGCAGGAGCGGCAGCTCGTGCAGTGCACGTTCGGCCGCGCGGACGCGTGGCTCGACTGGCACCAGGGCGAGCGGCCCGACACGCCGCTGCGCGGGCTGAGGGAAGTGCTGAGAGTGGGCGTCGACGGTTACGTGCGCCTGTTGAAGGGCGTGTCGCACAGCGTGCAGGCGATGCTGGCGCTCGACCGGGCGCGCGACTGA
- a CDS encoding cellulose synthase subunit BcsC-related outer membrane protein, whose amino-acid sequence MRGTMKRAAPRVARFAWLASSIGAAVPAAAAVTVAPAQDVVTSQPAATLSAADRSDARRLLATARMWGVKHRDDLARDAIRKGLLIAPGDPALLAEQVRVLLRLGDAKGAQAALARLKAQAGGAPATRRADDEYRVATSGREEMAQIRLLARSGRADEAARRIVALFPNGAPSGALGAEYYQIVANGPGGRDAAIAALRRAVAADPDDVDAALGLAKLLNQRGETRAEANRLAWALVRRTDADHAEAMAVWRRVLQSADADPAYLDAMRAYLALVPDDTEFRDKAAGLERQRDAQLRLERDPNYIAQQRGLQALARGDLAAAEPLLTQAARARAGDADAVGGLGLLRLRQGRHDDARALFTRAAALAPDRRGKWDSLVRTARFWGTLAQGRAAAAAGRPQDAERAARAALAMQPDSPDATLQLADALLAQRDWARAEPLLRGLLAARAPSASAVRSTATLYENTGRADQVGPLLDALQGRVAGRDDRRALDGLRADLLARQARALADKGERGPAAQRYEAAVRAAPDAAWTRFALARLYRDMGLPQLGRTVMDEGLAQSDEPEMHYATALYRNSIDDVAGAQAALAPVGDARRSDGMRALARKLDAESALADARGALVRGDRAACAAALAHAQAFAPDDPDMLAAIGAQWIDAGEPERGLAPLRDWIAAHPRDADADVRLRYGDLLGGAGRDGELAAWLDAIRREPPLTAAQTARLEDQSLRLILRRADDAIAQQDYAAARRLLDRASPAAKADPRHALEAADLERAQGRYDAARAALAPVVARTPDDADAQLALARIDEDSGDRAGALARVQAVLARASADDVDTQLSAVRRLTALRRADDAADVTGRLQAAYPARADVTVAAGRVAEAQGRYDDAASLYRLSQSQERASGVSPRRDGRTPAQAAFADLEQRRDPELEIGWLPAYKSGDQGVSAYRAQQVPIYVQMPVRYDGHAFLQVDTVHLDAGTLDTSNPDAYALKTFGLHSALSSPSANPPGSLHQSATGVALGAGYRSDAWRFDVGTSPLGFPVHYVVGGVRYRFDAGPASVTMNASRRPQTSSVLSYAGMRDPWTGAVWGGVRRDGVDLRAALDVGRANLFAEFGAGVLTGRNVERNTAVTLRTGFTMPVYERATMRVRTGLVGSAWHYAQNLRYYTYGQGGYYSPQRYLSLGVPVEWEGRRDALSWDLTVTGGISNSYERDSPYFPIGVPNVAGLRPASDYAGQAYGGSSTRGVSFSYGVNGLVEYRMNPHLSVGAQLKIDRSHDYAPSSAMVYLRYAFDARAPRTGLVTPTPVRLYSDF is encoded by the coding sequence ATGCGCGGCACGATGAAACGCGCGGCGCCGCGCGTCGCCCGGTTCGCGTGGCTCGCGTCGTCGATCGGTGCGGCCGTGCCGGCCGCCGCCGCTGTCACCGTGGCTCCGGCGCAGGATGTCGTGACGTCCCAGCCGGCCGCGACGCTGAGCGCGGCCGATCGCTCGGACGCGCGGCGGCTGCTGGCGACCGCGCGCATGTGGGGCGTCAAGCATCGCGACGATCTCGCGCGCGACGCGATCCGCAAGGGGCTGCTGATCGCGCCCGGCGATCCGGCGCTGCTCGCCGAGCAGGTGCGCGTGCTGCTGCGCCTGGGCGATGCGAAGGGCGCGCAGGCGGCGCTGGCGCGCCTGAAGGCGCAGGCGGGCGGCGCGCCCGCGACGCGGCGCGCCGACGACGAATACCGGGTCGCGACGAGCGGGCGCGAGGAGATGGCGCAGATCCGCCTGCTCGCGCGCAGCGGCCGCGCGGACGAGGCCGCCCGGCGGATCGTCGCGCTGTTCCCGAACGGCGCGCCGTCGGGCGCGCTCGGCGCCGAGTACTACCAGATCGTCGCGAACGGGCCGGGCGGCCGGGACGCGGCGATCGCGGCGCTGCGCCGCGCGGTCGCGGCCGATCCGGACGACGTCGACGCGGCGCTCGGGCTCGCGAAGCTGCTGAACCAGCGCGGCGAGACGCGCGCGGAAGCGAACCGGCTCGCGTGGGCGCTCGTGCGGCGCACCGACGCCGATCATGCGGAAGCGATGGCGGTGTGGCGGCGCGTGCTGCAGTCGGCCGATGCGGACCCGGCCTACCTCGACGCGATGCGCGCGTACCTCGCGCTCGTGCCGGACGACACCGAATTCCGCGACAAGGCCGCGGGGCTGGAGCGGCAGCGCGACGCGCAGCTGCGCCTCGAACGCGACCCGAACTACATCGCGCAGCAGCGCGGCCTGCAGGCGCTCGCGCGCGGCGATCTCGCCGCGGCCGAGCCGCTGCTGACGCAGGCCGCGCGCGCGCGGGCCGGCGACGCGGACGCGGTCGGCGGGCTCGGGCTGCTGCGCCTGCGGCAGGGCCGGCACGACGACGCGCGCGCGCTGTTCACGCGCGCCGCGGCGCTCGCGCCCGACCGGCGCGGCAAATGGGACAGCCTCGTGCGGACCGCGCGCTTCTGGGGCACGCTCGCGCAGGGCCGCGCGGCCGCGGCGGCGGGGCGGCCGCAGGACGCGGAACGCGCGGCGCGCGCCGCGCTCGCGATGCAGCCGGACAGCCCGGACGCAACGCTGCAGCTTGCCGACGCGCTGCTCGCGCAGCGCGACTGGGCGCGCGCGGAGCCGCTGCTGCGCGGCCTGCTGGCGGCGCGCGCGCCGAGCGCGTCGGCGGTGCGCAGCACGGCCACGCTGTACGAGAACACCGGCCGCGCGGATCAGGTCGGCCCGTTGCTCGACGCGCTGCAAGGCCGGGTCGCGGGCCGCGACGACCGGCGCGCGCTCGACGGCCTGCGCGCCGACCTGCTCGCGCGGCAGGCGCGCGCGCTCGCGGACAAGGGCGAGCGCGGGCCGGCCGCGCAGCGCTACGAAGCGGCGGTGCGCGCGGCGCCCGACGCGGCGTGGACCCGCTTCGCGCTCGCGCGCCTGTATCGCGACATGGGGCTGCCGCAGCTCGGCCGCACCGTGATGGACGAAGGGCTCGCGCAATCTGATGAGCCGGAGATGCATTACGCGACGGCGCTGTACCGCAATTCGATCGACGACGTCGCGGGCGCGCAGGCCGCGCTCGCGCCCGTTGGCGACGCGCGGCGCTCGGACGGCATGCGCGCGCTCGCCCGCAAGCTGGACGCGGAAAGCGCGCTCGCCGACGCGCGCGGCGCGCTGGTGCGCGGCGACAGGGCGGCGTGTGCAGCGGCGCTCGCGCACGCGCAGGCGTTCGCGCCGGACGATCCCGACATGCTGGCCGCGATCGGCGCGCAATGGATCGACGCGGGCGAGCCCGAGCGCGGCCTCGCGCCATTGCGCGACTGGATCGCCGCGCATCCGCGCGACGCCGATGCCGACGTGCGGCTGCGCTACGGCGACCTGCTCGGCGGCGCGGGCCGCGACGGCGAACTCGCCGCGTGGCTCGACGCGATCCGCCGCGAGCCGCCGCTGACGGCCGCGCAGACCGCGCGGCTCGAAGACCAGTCGCTGCGGCTGATCCTGCGCCGGGCCGACGACGCGATCGCGCAGCAGGACTACGCAGCGGCGCGCCGGCTGCTCGACCGCGCGAGCCCGGCGGCCAAGGCGGACCCGCGCCACGCGCTCGAAGCGGCCGACCTCGAGCGCGCGCAGGGCCGCTACGACGCGGCGCGCGCCGCGCTCGCGCCGGTCGTCGCGCGCACCCCGGACGACGCCGATGCGCAGCTCGCGCTCGCGCGGATCGACGAGGACAGCGGCGACCGTGCCGGCGCGCTGGCGCGCGTGCAGGCGGTGCTCGCGCGCGCCAGCGCCGACGACGTCGACACGCAGCTGTCGGCGGTGCGCCGCCTCACCGCGCTGCGCCGCGCGGACGACGCGGCGGACGTCACCGGCCGGCTGCAGGCGGCCTATCCGGCGCGCGCGGACGTGACGGTCGCGGCGGGGCGGGTGGCCGAGGCGCAGGGGCGCTACGACGACGCGGCGTCGCTGTACCGGCTGTCGCAGTCGCAGGAGCGCGCGAGCGGCGTGAGCCCGCGCCGTGACGGCCGCACGCCCGCGCAGGCCGCGTTCGCCGATCTGGAGCAGCGCCGCGACCCCGAACTCGAGATCGGCTGGCTGCCCGCGTACAAGTCGGGCGACCAGGGCGTGTCCGCGTACCGCGCGCAGCAGGTGCCGATCTACGTGCAGATGCCGGTCCGCTACGACGGGCATGCGTTCCTGCAGGTCGACACCGTGCATCTCGACGCCGGCACGCTCGACACGAGCAATCCGGATGCGTATGCGCTCAAGACATTCGGCCTGCATTCGGCGCTGAGTTCGCCGAGCGCGAATCCGCCCGGCTCGCTGCATCAGTCGGCGACGGGCGTCGCGCTCGGCGCGGGCTACCGGTCGGATGCGTGGCGCTTCGACGTCGGCACGTCGCCGCTCGGCTTCCCGGTGCACTACGTGGTCGGCGGCGTGCGCTACCGGTTCGACGCCGGGCCCGCGAGCGTCACGATGAACGCGTCGCGGCGGCCGCAGACGAGCAGCGTGCTGTCGTATGCGGGCATGCGCGACCCGTGGACCGGCGCGGTGTGGGGCGGCGTGCGCCGCGACGGCGTGGACCTGCGCGCGGCGCTCGACGTCGGCCGCGCGAACCTGTTCGCGGAATTCGGCGCGGGCGTGCTGACCGGCCGCAACGTCGAGCGCAACACGGCGGTCACGCTGCGCACCGGCTTCACGATGCCCGTGTACGAGCGCGCGACGATGCGCGTGCGCACCGGCCTCGTCGGCAGCGCGTGGCATTACGCGCAGAACCTGCGCTACTACACGTACGGCCAGGGCGGCTACTACAGCCCGCAGCGCTACCTGTCGCTCGGCGTGCCGGTCGAGTGGGAAGGGCGCCGGGACGCGCTGTCGTGGGACCTGACCGTGACGGGCGGGATCTCGAACAGCTACGAGCGCGATTCGCCGTATTTCCCGATCGGCGTGCCGAACGTCGCCGGCCTGCGGCCCGCGTCGGATTACGCCGGGCAGGCATACGGCGGCAGCTCGACGCGCGGCGTGTCGTTCTCGTATGGCGTGAACGGCCTCGTCGAGTACCGGATGAACCCGCACCTGAGCGTCGGCGCGCAGTTGAAGATCGACCGTTCGCACGACTACGCGCCGAGTTCGGCGATGGTGTACCTGCGCTACGCGTTCGACGCGCGCGCGCCGCGCACCGGCCTCGTCACGCCGACGCCGGTGCGGCTCTATTCGGATTTTTAG
- the bcsZ gene encoding cellulose synthase complex periplasmic endoglucanase BcsZ, whose amino-acid sequence MAQATARRRASRTAWRAGAALALAVSTAGMAASAPAAGKDAADGACAAAWPRWDAFKRDFVSADGRVIDVGSDDARTVSEGQGYGLFFALVANDRPAFDRMLAWTENNLAQGDLSAHLPAWLWGRAADGAWRVLDANAASDADLWIAYALVEAGRLWRERSYTARGALLAKRVLDDETAAVPGLGLTLLPGPVGFRLANDLWRVNPSYSPPQVIRGLGARLPDDRRWAALAASTGRVLLDTAPKGFAPDWALFRAGAGFAPDPATHAQSAYNAIRVYLWAGMLDPADPLAAPLLARFAPFAEHIAAHGAPPEKVDTTTGAAGPNDGNGGFSAAAVPFLDARGQHALADAQAARVDTLARRSPPGYYTSVLTLFGLGWRDARYRFAADGTLDVRWEGRPCAAR is encoded by the coding sequence ATGGCGCAGGCAACGGCAAGGCGGCGGGCGAGCCGGACGGCGTGGCGCGCCGGCGCGGCGCTGGCGCTGGCGGTTTCGACGGCCGGCATGGCCGCGAGCGCGCCGGCCGCGGGCAAGGACGCGGCCGACGGGGCATGCGCGGCCGCGTGGCCGCGCTGGGACGCGTTCAAGCGCGATTTCGTGTCGGCCGACGGCCGCGTGATCGACGTCGGCTCGGACGATGCGCGCACGGTGTCGGAAGGGCAGGGATACGGGCTGTTCTTCGCGCTGGTCGCGAACGACCGGCCCGCGTTCGACCGGATGCTCGCGTGGACCGAGAACAACCTCGCGCAGGGCGACCTGAGCGCGCACCTGCCCGCGTGGCTGTGGGGGCGCGCGGCCGACGGCGCGTGGCGGGTGCTCGACGCGAACGCCGCGTCGGACGCCGATCTGTGGATCGCCTATGCGCTCGTCGAGGCGGGCCGCCTGTGGCGCGAGCGCAGCTATACCGCGCGCGGCGCGCTGCTCGCGAAGCGCGTGCTCGACGACGAGACGGCCGCCGTGCCGGGGCTCGGGCTCACGCTGCTGCCGGGGCCGGTCGGCTTCCGGCTCGCGAACGACCTGTGGCGGGTCAACCCGAGCTATTCGCCACCGCAGGTGATCCGCGGCCTCGGCGCACGGCTGCCGGACGACCGCCGCTGGGCCGCGCTCGCGGCCAGCACCGGGCGCGTGCTGCTCGACACCGCGCCGAAGGGCTTCGCGCCGGACTGGGCGCTGTTCCGCGCGGGCGCGGGCTTCGCGCCCGATCCGGCCACGCACGCGCAGAGCGCGTACAACGCGATCCGCGTGTATCTGTGGGCCGGCATGCTCGATCCGGCCGATCCGCTCGCCGCGCCGCTGCTCGCGCGCTTCGCGCCGTTCGCCGAGCACATCGCCGCGCACGGCGCGCCGCCGGAGAAGGTCGACACGACGACCGGCGCCGCCGGGCCGAACGACGGCAACGGCGGCTTCTCCGCGGCGGCGGTCCCGTTCCTGGACGCGCGCGGCCAGCATGCGCTCGCGGACGCGCAGGCGGCGCGTGTCGACACGCTCGCGCGACGCTCGCCGCCGGGCTACTACACGAGCGTGCTGACGCTGTTCGGCCTCGGCTGGCGCGACGCGCGCTACCGTTTCGCCGCGGACGGCACGCTGGACGTGCGCTGGGAGGGCCGTCCATGCGCGGCACGATGA
- the bcsQ gene encoding cellulose biosynthesis protein BcsQ: protein MKTIAVTSTAGGAGRTTLTAALAVLLARRGRPVVAVEFDPQNLLGAHLGLDTLSGGGLAQSLLGDPEPWHAHTWRSADGVLFVPYGHVDAAQAAACDARLAADPQWLSRALGEIALPDDGVALVDAARCPSLHAEHAIRGADLTLVVVPPEPAACATVAARLDALKAGGGALQIVVNRLNPARDMQRDALAMLREAAGPAAILDQRIHLDAAVPESFARGSWIFDDAPYSQVSHDLHGVANWVDAWLGAAVAGRIGGRR, encoded by the coding sequence ATGAAGACGATCGCCGTCACGTCGACAGCCGGCGGCGCGGGCCGCACGACGCTCACCGCCGCGCTGGCCGTGCTGCTCGCGCGCCGCGGCCGGCCGGTGGTCGCCGTCGAGTTCGATCCGCAGAACCTGCTCGGCGCGCACCTCGGCCTCGACACGCTGTCCGGCGGCGGTCTCGCGCAGAGCCTGCTCGGCGACCCCGAGCCGTGGCATGCCCATACGTGGCGCAGCGCCGACGGCGTGCTGTTCGTTCCGTACGGGCACGTCGATGCGGCGCAGGCGGCCGCGTGCGACGCGCGGCTCGCCGCCGATCCGCAGTGGCTGTCGCGCGCGCTCGGCGAGATCGCGCTGCCGGATGACGGCGTCGCGCTCGTCGACGCGGCGCGCTGCCCGTCGCTGCACGCCGAGCACGCGATCCGCGGCGCGGACCTGACGCTCGTCGTCGTGCCGCCCGAGCCCGCCGCGTGCGCGACCGTCGCCGCGCGCCTCGACGCGCTGAAGGCGGGCGGCGGCGCGCTGCAGATCGTCGTGAACCGGCTGAATCCGGCCCGCGACATGCAGCGCGACGCGCTCGCGATGCTGCGCGAGGCGGCAGGCCCGGCGGCGATCCTCGACCAGCGCATCCATCTCGACGCCGCCGTGCCCGAATCGTTCGCGCGCGGCAGCTGGATCTTCGACGACGCGCCGTATTCGCAGGTGTCGCACGACCTGCACGGCGTCGCGAACTGGGTCGACGCGTGGCTCGGCGCCGCCGTGGCGGGGCGGATCGGGGGCCGGCGATGA